The following are encoded in a window of Ignicoccus islandicus DSM 13165 genomic DNA:
- a CDS encoding aldehyde ferredoxin oxidoreductase family protein, with protein sequence MVNIENRRILYVDLTRNSIEKRKIPKDVSLRFWGGKGFCTYYLYKEVGLPIDPLSEHNVAVIAPGALSGYAPGSGKTCFGTISPLTGLIHDSYAGEVFGPKLRMAGIDAVIIKGRASEPVYLYIEDDYIDIIDANDLWGKSVSETVNSLRTKHGKVSVAAIGRAGENKVRYASIIVDKLRAAGRGGIGAVWGSKNLKAIAVKTANHIEEPAGGWDEWRKYVTELYVRLGKQSRFSKYGTNNALVQADMLGMAPHYNFKFTHLGDVGELKGDEIIKRAISVAEEDPSTYGYMCPVKCPKVIEGIKSEYEHLGMLGAADGIYKLDDVLKAIKTVNELGLDSISTGNVIGWLMETTERGYKLYDIKWGEAEKQRELMKLIAERKEIGALLAEGLKRITEIVGYGKEWAVHVKGLEAPAWDPRGLLGFGLSYATADVGASHLRGWPRPHKPPKEPAVNAIDSLIEDRDRVSVQDHMGTCVFLPYNFEDFSKLLEIVYGISISVEELRALSWRTESLSRLWAIKSGIRRSDDTVPPRWMEPAPTGPAKGLKAFLSYEDMEEAKTEYYKKRGWSLINGIPLPSTLKSLDLHEFVTDSEYLIKALDEMDKL encoded by the coding sequence ATGGTGAATATTGAGAATAGGAGGATCCTCTACGTAGATTTAACAAGAAATTCTATCGAAAAGAGGAAAATACCGAAGGACGTCTCCTTAAGGTTCTGGGGAGGTAAGGGATTCTGTACGTATTATCTTTATAAAGAAGTAGGTTTACCAATAGATCCCTTAAGCGAACACAATGTAGCTGTAATAGCACCCGGAGCGTTATCGGGTTACGCTCCGGGCTCCGGTAAGACTTGCTTTGGCACAATTTCTCCTTTAACGGGTTTAATACATGATTCTTATGCTGGAGAAGTTTTCGGACCGAAGTTACGCATGGCTGGAATCGATGCAGTAATAATTAAGGGTAGGGCCAGCGAACCAGTATATCTATATATTGAAGATGATTATATTGATATAATAGATGCAAACGATTTATGGGGCAAGAGCGTATCGGAAACTGTTAATAGTTTAAGGACAAAACACGGAAAGGTAAGCGTAGCTGCCATAGGTAGGGCTGGTGAGAATAAAGTTCGTTATGCATCAATTATTGTAGACAAACTGAGGGCGGCTGGAAGAGGGGGTATAGGTGCAGTCTGGGGTTCAAAGAATCTAAAAGCAATTGCTGTAAAAACCGCAAATCACATAGAGGAACCCGCTGGGGGTTGGGATGAATGGAGAAAATACGTTACAGAACTCTACGTTCGTTTGGGAAAGCAGTCTAGATTCTCAAAATATGGAACTAATAACGCTCTCGTGCAAGCCGACATGCTAGGAATGGCACCTCATTACAATTTCAAGTTCACGCATCTAGGCGACGTCGGTGAGTTAAAAGGAGATGAAATAATTAAGAGGGCAATAAGTGTCGCTGAAGAAGACCCATCAACCTATGGTTACATGTGTCCAGTCAAATGTCCTAAAGTAATAGAAGGAATTAAGAGCGAATACGAGCATTTAGGTATGCTTGGTGCAGCGGACGGAATATATAAATTGGATGATGTGCTAAAAGCAATAAAAACTGTAAATGAGCTAGGATTAGATAGCATATCTACCGGAAACGTGATAGGTTGGCTAATGGAAACGACCGAAAGGGGCTATAAGCTCTACGATATAAAGTGGGGTGAAGCAGAGAAGCAAAGAGAATTGATGAAGCTGATAGCTGAGCGGAAGGAAATAGGAGCATTGCTTGCAGAAGGTCTTAAAAGAATAACTGAAATCGTTGGATATGGAAAGGAATGGGCCGTTCACGTGAAAGGGTTAGAGGCACCTGCTTGGGATCCAAGAGGTTTGTTAGGGTTTGGTTTAAGTTACGCAACAGCTGATGTGGGTGCAAGTCATCTGAGGGGTTGGCCTCGACCTCATAAACCACCTAAGGAGCCAGCAGTCAATGCAATCGATAGTCTAATAGAAGATAGGGATAGGGTGAGCGTCCAAGACCATATGGGCACGTGTGTTTTCCTACCATACAACTTCGAAGACTTCTCTAAACTACTAGAAATTGTTTATGGTATTTCCATCAGTGTAGAGGAACTACGGGCCCTCTCTTGGAGAACGGAAAGTCTGAGCAGATTGTGGGCAATAAAGAGTGGTATAAGAAGGTCTGATGATACCGTACCTCCACGATGGATGGAACCTGCACCTACAGGACCAGCAAAGGGCTTGAAAGCGTTCCTAAGTTACGAGGATATGGAGGAAGCAAAAACAGAGTATTATAAGAAAAGGGGATGGAGTCTGATAAATGGTATACCACTTCCTTCTACCTTGAAATCGTTGGATCTACACGAATTCGTTACAGATTCAGAGTATTTGATTAAAGCCTTAGATGAGATGGACAAGCTTTAA
- a CDS encoding DUF1947 domain-containing protein yields the protein MRIIKKPLSKREKKQLIKEIPRELIEVDLNEKIEEAKVVSDRSGKEYLVIYINDKPTLARIKNKFIPILCGQKLEFRGVVVDEGAVKHITNGADVMRPGIVEVKGEFDKGDLVLVYSVNLPFPIAVGEALYSSEEIKKMEKGKVIKNIHHLGDELFKLCKGLA from the coding sequence ATGAGAATTATTAAGAAGCCATTATCTAAAAGAGAAAAGAAGCAATTAATCAAGGAGATTCCGCGCGAGTTAATAGAGGTAGATCTTAACGAAAAGATAGAGGAAGCGAAAGTAGTCTCTGATAGGAGTGGAAAGGAGTACTTGGTTATTTATATTAACGACAAACCAACGCTTGCCAGAATAAAAAACAAATTCATTCCAATACTATGTGGTCAGAAACTAGAGTTTAGGGGCGTCGTTGTAGACGAAGGAGCTGTAAAACATATTACTAATGGAGCGGACGTAATGAGACCTGGAATCGTAGAGGTGAAGGGAGAATTTGATAAGGGAGATTTGGTTCTAGTCTACTCCGTCAACTTACCGTTCCCAATAGCAGTAGGGGAAGCTCTATACTCGTCAGAGGAAATTAAGAAAATGGAGAAGGGGAAAGTAATAAAGAACATACACCATTTGGGAGATGAACTTTTCAAGCTGTGTAAGGGTTTAGCTTAG
- a CDS encoding nicotinate phosphoribosyltransferase, with protein MFIASPDEIKSGEATDIYFKRTKEIVSKSGVDKNVRMEFHVYSFPSGYEWGVFAGLEEVLEIIEGRNVNVYSVPEGTIFFEKEPLMVIEGKYSEFADLETSLLGVLRHSTSIATKAARVKKAAGNKIVMFFGLRAVHPAIQPMVDRAAYIGGVDAVAGTLSEKYLGLKPVGTMPHALIVIIGNSEVAWSIFDKYTDPSIPRIALVDTFCDEREEALRACKTLKERLKGVRLDTPGSRRGNFRRIIEEVRWTLDINGCKDVQIVVSGGLDEDVIQELRDIVDAFGVGTSIAFPKSVDISADIVEVFENDRWVPRSKRGKLPGFKQLYVCNKKRLILPWNVEAPEGCIPLLRKVIENGKVIEKLPSINDIRDYVLNQLFNL; from the coding sequence ATGTTCATCGCATCTCCAGATGAAATAAAAAGCGGAGAGGCCACAGATATATACTTCAAACGTACCAAAGAGATAGTTAGTAAGTCCGGAGTCGACAAGAACGTTAGAATGGAATTTCATGTATACTCCTTTCCTAGTGGTTACGAATGGGGCGTATTCGCAGGTTTGGAAGAAGTATTGGAAATAATTGAAGGAAGGAACGTAAATGTATATTCCGTTCCAGAGGGCACTATCTTTTTCGAGAAAGAGCCGTTAATGGTGATCGAAGGGAAATACAGTGAATTCGCTGACCTCGAGACATCGTTATTGGGTGTGTTAAGACATAGTACGTCAATAGCAACTAAAGCCGCTCGTGTGAAAAAGGCAGCCGGTAATAAAATAGTAATGTTCTTTGGGTTGCGTGCGGTTCATCCAGCCATTCAACCTATGGTTGATAGGGCAGCATACATCGGTGGCGTCGATGCAGTAGCTGGCACATTAAGCGAAAAGTACTTAGGTCTCAAACCAGTGGGAACCATGCCACATGCTCTAATAGTAATTATAGGCAATAGCGAAGTTGCATGGAGCATTTTCGACAAATATACTGATCCATCTATCCCGAGAATTGCTCTGGTCGACACCTTCTGTGATGAAAGAGAGGAAGCTCTAAGAGCTTGTAAGACATTGAAAGAAAGATTGAAGGGTGTTAGATTAGATACGCCAGGCTCTAGAAGGGGGAATTTCCGTAGAATAATTGAAGAAGTCCGATGGACCTTAGACATTAACGGTTGTAAAGACGTTCAAATAGTAGTTAGTGGCGGACTAGACGAAGACGTGATACAAGAACTTAGAGATATCGTTGATGCGTTCGGTGTCGGAACTTCCATAGCGTTCCCGAAAAGCGTTGACATAAGTGCAGATATAGTAGAGGTGTTCGAAAACGATAGGTGGGTTCCCAGAAGTAAGAGGGGGAAACTCCCCGGCTTCAAGCAGTTGTACGTCTGTAACAAAAAGAGACTAATCTTACCATGGAACGTCGAAGCTCCGGAAGGTTGTATACCATTATTAAGGAAGGTCATTGAAAATGGTAAAGTTATCGAAAAGCTACCTTCAATAAACGATATAAGAGATTACGTACTAAATCAATTGTTTAATCTCTAA
- a CDS encoding secondary thiamine-phosphate synthase enzyme YjbQ, whose translation MTVYIETFTVSSSRRKELIDVTQDVERIVKRSNIRNGLCTVFVPHATAAVIANEHESGLMSDILNALEELVPPDKPWRHNMIDNNADAHILASIIGPSRTFPVIEGRLIRGTWQNIFVVELDGPRPSRKVVVTVVGD comes from the coding sequence ATGACCGTATACATTGAAACGTTTACTGTAAGTAGCTCCAGGAGAAAGGAACTCATTGATGTTACTCAAGACGTAGAGAGAATAGTTAAAAGAAGCAATATCAGAAACGGTCTCTGTACGGTCTTTGTACCGCATGCAACTGCTGCAGTGATAGCTAATGAGCACGAATCGGGGTTAATGAGTGATATTTTAAACGCTTTGGAAGAACTGGTGCCACCAGATAAACCTTGGCGACATAACATGATTGATAACAATGCGGATGCGCATATCTTGGCTTCAATTATTGGTCCTTCTAGAACGTTTCCAGTTATTGAAGGTAGATTGATAAGAGGGACATGGCAAAATATATTCGTTGTTGAACTAGATGGACCAAGGCCCTCTAGAAAGGTTGTCGTAACTGTAGTCGGTGATTAG
- a CDS encoding ASCH domain-containing protein gives MKYEGNNSYIAFSKDFKISVNTPGGTFFISLVDNEEAHYCPRGVRCKNPTEGWIDLFRFSVAIFPEGLVLVDEKTSVGIGRIPPSIHVDMLISNFNEPEHKCFQTIELLDAGEYVDPFKCMIYSPTLVHEMKLEPQWFELISKEEKTVEVRLLDEKRKKLRVGHVIKFVNTQNSKELYARITSLRVYDNIKKLLELEDLTRVMPGYDYMESLEVYKKYYDVESRKAIAIGLEVL, from the coding sequence GTGAAGTATGAAGGTAATAATTCTTATATTGCTTTTTCAAAAGATTTTAAGATATCAGTCAACACTCCTGGAGGAACGTTCTTCATTTCTCTTGTTGATAATGAGGAAGCTCATTACTGCCCCCGAGGAGTTCGATGTAAAAACCCTACCGAGGGATGGATCGATCTATTCAGGTTTAGCGTCGCAATATTCCCAGAAGGCCTCGTTTTAGTTGATGAAAAGACGTCTGTAGGGATTGGTCGGATTCCACCTTCAATACATGTAGACATGTTAATTTCAAACTTCAATGAACCTGAGCACAAGTGTTTCCAAACAATTGAATTATTAGACGCTGGTGAGTACGTCGACCCATTTAAATGTATGATCTATAGTCCAACACTCGTTCATGAAATGAAATTAGAGCCGCAATGGTTCGAACTAATTTCTAAGGAGGAAAAAACCGTTGAAGTGAGATTGCTTGACGAGAAAAGAAAGAAATTACGTGTAGGACATGTAATTAAGTTTGTAAATACGCAGAATTCGAAGGAGCTTTACGCTAGAATAACTTCCCTAAGGGTGTATGATAATATAAAGAAGCTATTGGAATTAGAAGATCTAACAAGAGTAATGCCTGGTTACGATTACATGGAATCACTCGAAGTCTACAAAAAGTATTACGACGTGGAATCAAGGAAAGCAATCGCCATTGGGTTAGAAGTTCTTTAG
- a CDS encoding 3-dehydroquinate synthase translates to MKSYYKELKITILDEYFYHIIVGRNVLERLKDFLRTAYFNPKLAIVGKGVHDNFPNLTSELQRVFEDVMVIEDGEKSKELETALYIIEKLWERKASRWDAIACASGGSLCDTVGFAASIYMRGIPFVQIPTTLLAMIDSSLGGKTAVNYKGTKNIIGSFYHPSIVASDLRFIETLPERVYLSSLAEALKYGFTLSEDYLSFLVNNRKEIISRRDDEVMELVLRASKLKLDVVREDPRERKGIREVLNYGHTVGHALESGSKYELLHGEAVALGMIVETKYYDKINGTELDKIVSKVISDYEILKFVNLNSVCEIEEEAYTSYILRDKKRIGDRIRVPVLLGIGRWELRELPVTSFAKETYSILKSEICKN, encoded by the coding sequence TTGAAGAGCTATTATAAGGAACTTAAAATCACTATACTGGATGAATACTTCTACCATATAATAGTTGGGAGAAACGTACTTGAAAGATTAAAAGATTTCCTAAGGACAGCGTACTTCAATCCGAAACTAGCTATTGTAGGTAAGGGCGTTCACGACAATTTCCCTAACCTTACGTCAGAATTACAAAGAGTCTTCGAAGATGTAATGGTAATCGAAGACGGTGAAAAAAGCAAGGAACTTGAAACAGCCCTTTATATAATCGAAAAACTATGGGAGAGGAAGGCCTCTAGGTGGGATGCGATAGCATGTGCATCCGGAGGGAGTCTTTGTGATACGGTAGGTTTCGCAGCCTCAATATATATGAGAGGTATACCTTTCGTCCAAATTCCCACTACATTACTGGCAATGATAGATAGCTCCTTAGGAGGTAAGACTGCAGTAAATTACAAAGGAACGAAGAATATAATAGGTTCCTTTTACCACCCCTCGATAGTCGCAAGCGACCTAAGGTTCATTGAAACGCTACCCGAAAGAGTTTACCTATCGAGTTTGGCCGAAGCCTTGAAGTACGGATTTACGCTCAGCGAGGACTATCTCAGTTTCTTAGTAAATAATAGAAAAGAAATAATTTCCAGACGGGATGACGAAGTAATGGAACTAGTACTACGAGCTTCTAAATTGAAGCTGGACGTAGTTAGGGAAGATCCTAGAGAGAGAAAAGGTATTAGAGAAGTTCTAAACTATGGACACACGGTAGGTCACGCATTAGAAAGCGGTTCCAAGTACGAGCTACTACATGGAGAAGCAGTAGCTTTAGGTATGATTGTTGAGACGAAATACTATGATAAGATTAATGGGACTGAACTCGACAAAATCGTGAGCAAGGTTATATCTGATTACGAAATACTAAAATTCGTTAACCTAAATAGCGTTTGCGAGATCGAAGAGGAAGCCTATACTTCCTATATACTAAGGGACAAAAAGAGAATTGGAGATAGAATAAGGGTCCCCGTGCTCTTAGGTATAGGTAGATGGGAATTGAGAGAACTTCCAGTTACTTCGTTCGCCAAAGAAACATATTCCATACTAAAATCTGAAATCTGTAAAAACTAA
- a CDS encoding PEGA domain-containing protein produces the protein MITTKLKLLLITLILIAHLRVYSTSFTLDWNQLSLNVPIEGILSVYKVRIEPRDFGDISNVFIPANGSIIYVKTANGYLLRSLISGDKLVVLSYTNMVDSDPIALEEDKSNVYILTKNGTYFVLNKALNIIKEKKCGLGKVRYLGKAWNKDLFITSRGYIVSLNPTLNVLGILQRGYIPVFTSPSEFVKLDESVLIDSLNISLSNSKLLVKNNVTIVVSKSRNEIKVAYITYDLKANKFKLINYKELANSTIIENERDIIIANKVGNACSLIPLLSNLSLKVRNCESIPKNLSDLGIFVDVYGFRSRVFVIDNRVISVRPKDSNILFSMYGADSCYKIDSKLYCISSGSLYRVDDPADSHTILRILLTPKFLNLVRSSKIVSTLSALYNVNVKWNIEFNANERSKVIEVPSGTYTLSIDTEIGRVMELVPAVPVSWDFDPPIIEIDISPEIIVPYVYVLQLRIIDSQTKKPIEGAQVIISGNTIRGKYINVGPLFSNENGIVRVNLEKGSYVIRISHPYYKEYVKRINLNKDANVTIPLVVKGREIVFEIYSKGAPPFIKKGPIEGASISISGPMNLHIMTDSKGQAKCILRPGTYLVTIRAKLHKELSGSILVSPRGENKPEVLKYELDPILYNLTLSIFDAVLKRPVLPSTVSLKALSIPGTPIMTISNPASNIISVKVPPGEYLITVTAKNYKEYKKIINILNDTSLNIYLQLKTIKIKVFVYDELKRLVDSFNLTLVNKYFGIKLNFTLSSQFNVIEIPPGLYQVKITATGFEPLVTEITIDENTKVLEFTIAHRTYKVVIKAETKDKLLLDYISYCEGSVQGGPLLKPLTLQRMEKPSLSTSINLPKGTYQVSLSCKAATGKVAATGIQSFTVPVNLEVSVPLKPTKSNVMIRIYDARNNKPVARAVVKFYFDNKLIGEGMSNINGVAIVKVNSYYIGREVLMTVDAPGYTTYKSKVILAPTLPIVYLKPAPTIIEILLGNPMLIVVIAFIGGAGAYIISTFLGKGEEEEEFEELL, from the coding sequence GTGATAACAACGAAGTTAAAGTTGTTGCTAATTACGCTAATCTTAATTGCACACTTAAGAGTATATTCGACCTCGTTTACATTAGACTGGAATCAATTATCTCTTAACGTACCAATAGAAGGGATATTAAGTGTCTATAAAGTTAGAATCGAGCCAAGAGACTTTGGAGACATATCAAACGTCTTTATTCCGGCTAATGGTTCGATAATCTATGTAAAAACGGCGAATGGATACTTATTGAGGTCGTTAATTTCAGGGGATAAGCTAGTCGTTCTAAGCTATACCAATATGGTGGATTCAGATCCGATAGCACTGGAAGAAGATAAGTCAAACGTGTATATATTAACGAAAAATGGTACGTATTTCGTCCTAAATAAAGCATTAAATATCATAAAAGAGAAAAAGTGCGGCCTAGGTAAAGTTCGATATTTGGGTAAGGCATGGAATAAGGATCTCTTTATAACTTCGAGAGGTTACATAGTAAGCTTAAACCCTACTTTGAACGTTCTAGGAATATTACAGCGTGGATACATCCCTGTCTTTACGTCTCCTAGCGAATTTGTTAAACTAGATGAATCTGTTCTAATTGATTCACTGAATATCTCGTTGAGCAATTCAAAGTTATTAGTGAAGAACAACGTGACGATAGTAGTAAGTAAGTCCCGAAATGAGATCAAGGTGGCCTATATAACTTATGACTTAAAGGCCAACAAGTTCAAATTAATTAATTATAAAGAACTAGCAAATTCAACAATAATTGAGAACGAGAGAGATATTATAATAGCAAATAAAGTAGGTAATGCATGTTCACTAATTCCGCTTTTGAGCAACCTAAGTCTGAAGGTAAGAAATTGCGAATCTATACCTAAGAATTTAAGTGACTTAGGTATTTTCGTTGACGTATATGGCTTTAGATCACGGGTGTTCGTTATTGATAATAGAGTTATAAGCGTAAGACCGAAAGACAGTAACATTCTCTTTAGTATGTATGGAGCGGATTCATGCTACAAGATAGATTCTAAGCTTTACTGCATATCCTCTGGATCCCTCTATAGAGTAGATGATCCCGCAGACTCGCATACTATTCTAAGGATACTTCTTACACCCAAATTCCTAAACCTTGTAAGGAGTAGTAAGATAGTCTCAACTTTAAGCGCCTTGTATAACGTAAACGTTAAATGGAATATTGAATTTAATGCGAATGAAAGGTCAAAGGTAATAGAAGTTCCATCAGGTACCTATACTCTAAGTATAGATACTGAGATAGGTAGGGTAATGGAATTAGTCCCAGCCGTACCTGTATCATGGGACTTCGACCCACCAATCATAGAGATAGATATATCTCCGGAAATCATTGTGCCTTATGTATATGTATTGCAGCTAAGAATAATCGATTCACAAACTAAGAAGCCCATTGAAGGAGCACAAGTCATCATTTCCGGAAACACTATTAGAGGCAAATACATAAACGTAGGTCCATTATTCTCTAATGAGAATGGAATCGTTAGAGTTAATCTTGAAAAGGGTTCCTACGTCATCCGAATATCCCATCCATACTATAAAGAATATGTAAAGAGAATTAACCTAAACAAAGACGCGAATGTAACGATACCTTTGGTGGTTAAGGGAAGGGAAATCGTGTTCGAAATATACAGTAAGGGAGCACCGCCATTTATAAAGAAAGGGCCAATTGAAGGTGCATCGATATCTATCTCTGGACCGATGAACTTACACATAATGACTGATTCTAAAGGTCAAGCTAAGTGTATATTAAGACCGGGAACATATTTAGTAACTATAAGAGCTAAACTACATAAAGAACTCTCAGGTTCCATTCTAGTTTCGCCACGAGGCGAAAACAAGCCAGAGGTATTGAAGTATGAATTAGATCCAATACTTTACAACTTGACCCTATCTATATTCGACGCTGTGCTTAAGAGACCAGTGCTACCGTCCACAGTTTCCCTTAAAGCGTTGTCTATACCTGGAACACCTATTATGACGATATCAAATCCTGCTTCAAACATAATTTCGGTCAAGGTACCACCTGGCGAGTATTTAATAACGGTAACTGCAAAGAACTATAAAGAATACAAGAAAATAATTAACATACTCAACGATACTTCTCTTAATATTTACTTGCAATTGAAGACAATAAAGATTAAGGTATTCGTGTATGACGAATTGAAGAGATTAGTTGATTCATTTAATCTAACTCTCGTTAACAAGTACTTCGGAATAAAGTTGAATTTCACACTTTCGTCACAGTTTAATGTAATAGAAATTCCGCCAGGTCTCTACCAAGTTAAAATAACAGCTACCGGTTTCGAACCTTTAGTTACTGAGATAACCATTGATGAAAACACGAAAGTTCTAGAGTTTACAATAGCTCATAGGACATATAAAGTTGTTATAAAAGCAGAAACCAAGGATAAACTACTACTAGATTACATATCTTATTGTGAAGGTTCCGTACAAGGTGGACCATTACTTAAACCACTTACTTTACAGAGAATGGAGAAGCCCTCCTTATCCACCTCAATAAACTTACCAAAAGGTACTTATCAAGTGTCTCTAAGTTGTAAAGCAGCAACTGGAAAAGTTGCTGCAACGGGTATTCAATCCTTTACTGTTCCAGTAAACTTGGAAGTCTCCGTTCCTTTGAAGCCTACTAAGTCAAATGTAATGATAAGGATTTACGATGCCAGAAATAATAAACCTGTTGCTAGAGCCGTTGTAAAGTTCTACTTTGATAATAAACTTATTGGAGAAGGGATGAGTAACATCAATGGCGTGGCTATTGTAAAAGTCAATAGCTATTACATAGGAAGAGAAGTATTAATGACTGTAGATGCTCCCGGATATACAACGTATAAATCAAAGGTCATCCTAGCTCCAACCTTACCCATCGTATACTTGAAGCCAGCACCGACGATAATAGAAATACTCTTAGGAAACCCTATGCTAATAGTCGTAATTGCTTTCATTGGAGGTGCTGGAGCTTACATAATATCAACGTTCCTAGGTAAAGGAGAGGAGGAAGAGGAATTTGAAGAGCTATTATAA